One genomic region from Natronomonas salsuginis encodes:
- the mptA gene encoding GTP cyclohydrolase MptA gives MSQQLPDVQASSPDVSVGLNRVGVTGVEKLVKLHRLDDRPIVLMATFDVFVDLPGWRKGADMSRNMEVVDEMLEEAVSEPALRVEDVCGDVAERLIDKHEYTTEAEVRMEAEYMIREQTPATDRPTQATADIIASATASNDGTTREEIGCHVVGMTVCPCSQGMSESRARDVLEGLDVDGETIDDFLDEVPQPGHSQRGHATLTVETTGQPPVDLNDLIEVARDSMSARIYNLAKRPDEDHMTFASHSDAKFVEDCVRAMAEGVVETYPNLPETAVVRMEQSNDESIHQHNAHAERVTEFGQLVDEIDGEPSESVTHD, from the coding sequence ATGAGTCAGCAGCTCCCCGACGTGCAGGCATCGAGCCCGGACGTCAGCGTCGGACTCAACCGAGTTGGCGTAACTGGCGTCGAAAAGCTCGTCAAGCTCCACCGCCTCGACGACAGACCGATTGTCCTGATGGCCACCTTCGACGTGTTCGTCGACCTCCCGGGGTGGCGGAAAGGGGCGGACATGAGCCGGAACATGGAGGTGGTCGACGAGATGCTCGAAGAGGCCGTCTCCGAGCCCGCCCTCCGCGTCGAGGACGTTTGCGGCGACGTCGCCGAGCGTCTCATCGACAAACACGAGTACACGACCGAAGCCGAGGTTCGCATGGAAGCGGAGTACATGATCCGCGAGCAGACGCCTGCGACGGATCGACCCACGCAGGCGACGGCGGACATCATCGCCTCCGCAACCGCCAGCAACGACGGCACGACGCGCGAGGAGATCGGCTGCCACGTCGTCGGCATGACGGTGTGTCCCTGTTCGCAGGGGATGAGCGAATCCAGAGCGAGGGACGTACTTGAGGGGCTCGACGTGGACGGCGAGACCATCGACGACTTCCTCGATGAGGTTCCCCAACCGGGACACTCCCAGCGGGGACACGCCACGCTGACCGTCGAGACGACCGGACAACCGCCGGTTGATCTCAACGACCTCATCGAGGTCGCTCGCGACTCGATGAGCGCGCGGATCTACAACCTCGCGAAGCGACCCGACGAGGACCACATGACGTTCGCCAGTCACAGCGACGCGAAGTTCGTCGAGGACTGTGTCCGGGCGATGGCCGAGGGGGTCGTCGAGACGTATCCGAATCTCCCCGAAACAGCGGTCGTGCGGATGGAGCAGTCCAACGACGAGTCGATCCACCAACACAACGCTCACGCCGAGCGCGTCACCGAGTTCGGCCAACTCGTCGACGAGATCGATGGCGAACCGAGCGAGTCAGTGACCCACGACTGA
- a CDS encoding ABC transporter ATP-binding protein: MPAVRVMELTKRYGDTAANDRITFDVERGEIFGFLGPNGAGKTTTIRLLLGLIKPTSGTATVLGADIRDRRALTDVKARVGYLPDTLGFDEGLTGRQALDHFARMHGDERREELLELFHPPLEKPIETYSEGNRRMLGIVQAFMHDPEFVIMDEPTSGLDPLKQDRLHQFIENERDAGKTLFFSSHVLSEVQRVCDRVGIIRAGELVTLEDIETLLRQSGKEVWVHLREPVDESRFVTEQMIDVEIVDRSVRFTYTGETQPLLEHLVQFDVDDVDIGNPQLDTIFKHYYREGPAGPTP; the protein is encoded by the coding sequence ATGCCGGCTGTTCGGGTGATGGAGCTCACGAAGCGATACGGCGACACCGCTGCCAACGACCGAATCACCTTCGACGTCGAGCGCGGGGAGATCTTCGGCTTTCTCGGTCCCAACGGCGCCGGCAAGACGACGACCATCCGATTGCTGCTCGGGCTGATAAAGCCGACGTCGGGGACGGCGACCGTACTCGGTGCGGACATCCGTGACCGCCGGGCGCTCACCGATGTCAAAGCGCGCGTGGGGTATCTGCCGGACACGCTGGGGTTCGACGAGGGGCTGACCGGGCGGCAGGCGCTCGATCACTTCGCCCGGATGCACGGCGACGAACGCCGCGAGGAGCTGTTGGAGCTGTTTCACCCGCCGCTGGAGAAACCGATCGAGACGTACTCCGAGGGGAACCGGCGGATGCTCGGGATCGTCCAGGCGTTCATGCACGATCCGGAGTTCGTGATCATGGACGAACCGACCTCCGGGTTGGACCCGCTCAAACAGGACCGATTACACCAGTTCATCGAGAACGAACGCGACGCCGGTAAGACGCTGTTCTTCTCCTCGCACGTCCTCAGCGAGGTACAGCGGGTCTGCGATCGCGTCGGGATCATTCGGGCGGGGGAACTGGTCACGCTCGAAGACATCGAGACCCTGCTGAGACAGAGCGGGAAGGAAGTGTGGGTCCACTTGAGAGAGCCGGTCGACGAATCTCGGTTCGTCACCGAGCAGATGATCGACGTCGAAATCGTCGACCGCTCGGTGCGATTTACGTACACTGGGGAGACGCAGCCGCTCCTCGAACACCTCGTTCAGTTCGACGTCGACGACGTCGACATCGGCAATCCGCAGTTGGACACGATCTTCAAACACTACTACCGCGAGGGGCCGGCAGGACCAACGCCATGA
- a CDS encoding ABC transporter permease, with protein MTAILRNESRRLRRGSLLLSGLFAMLTAFFLAVFPAIRDEAEVIMDAYPEFVIELMGLEELNTIEGFAGGYIYPFIWVLFGGVYLAYVSAGLIAGDIQSRTLDLTLSNPVSRESVLAQKVAALWVPILALNGAVVVTLALGAVALGERLDIVALAMVHLLGVPYLLVCAGIGVVFSVLFDRVGRAQVTSLGLVFVLWLVDGLSYTDPDYEWIGQFTPSRYYDPTGILVHGEYGFLDASLLLAAFVASLVVAAAIFVRRDI; from the coding sequence ATGACGGCCATCTTGCGAAACGAATCGAGGCGGCTGCGACGCGGTTCGCTCCTCTTGAGCGGGCTGTTCGCGATGCTGACCGCGTTCTTTCTCGCCGTCTTCCCGGCGATACGAGACGAGGCGGAGGTGATCATGGACGCCTACCCGGAGTTCGTCATCGAGTTGATGGGGCTCGAGGAGTTGAACACCATCGAGGGGTTCGCCGGCGGCTACATCTACCCGTTCATCTGGGTGCTGTTCGGCGGCGTCTATCTCGCGTACGTAAGCGCTGGGCTGATTGCGGGAGATATCCAATCCCGAACGTTAGACCTCACGCTGTCGAATCCGGTCTCCCGAGAGTCGGTGTTGGCACAGAAGGTCGCCGCCCTGTGGGTACCGATCCTCGCGTTGAACGGCGCTGTCGTGGTCACGCTGGCCCTCGGAGCGGTCGCTTTGGGTGAGCGCCTCGATATCGTCGCGCTGGCGATGGTACACCTACTCGGCGTTCCGTACCTGCTGGTCTGTGCCGGGATCGGCGTCGTGTTCTCCGTGCTCTTCGATCGGGTCGGGCGGGCGCAGGTCACGTCGCTTGGGTTGGTCTTCGTGCTCTGGTTGGTCGACGGGCTGTCGTACACGGACCCCGACTACGAGTGGATCGGGCAGTTCACACCGAGTCGGTACTACGATCCGACCGGGATACTCGTCCACGGCGAGTACGGCTTTCTCGACGCGAGTCTGCTCCTCGCGGCGTTCGTTGCCTCCCTCGTCGTCGCCGCGGCCATCTTCGTCCGGAGGGACATCTGA
- a CDS encoding ABC transporter permease has protein sequence MTAILENESRRRLRGSIALIGVFAVLAVMYFSIFPEFSESAVDIEAVISDSAFEAFGTESYNTIEGFIAAEMYSFFWVLLIAIYFAYVSAGTIAGDIESRKMDLTLSNPVSRESVVAQKVAALWVPLVALNVAVPAIVYVGSVGIDEPINPVALAMVHLLSVPYLLVCAGIGLVASVLFDRARTAQGVALVAVFVLWLVDTISTLDPDAEWLGQFTPSRYYDETDILVNEVYAFFDAAILLVAFVLLVLVATGLFVERDI, from the coding sequence ATGACGGCCATCCTCGAAAACGAGTCTCGACGGCGGCTCCGCGGATCGATCGCCCTGATCGGCGTGTTCGCCGTGTTGGCCGTGATGTACTTCTCGATCTTCCCGGAGTTCTCCGAGAGCGCGGTGGATATCGAGGCGGTGATTTCGGACTCCGCCTTCGAGGCCTTCGGAACCGAGTCGTACAACACGATCGAGGGATTCATCGCCGCCGAGATGTACTCGTTCTTTTGGGTGCTCCTGATCGCAATATACTTCGCTTACGTGAGCGCTGGGACCATCGCTGGTGACATCGAAAGCCGAAAGATGGATCTCACGCTGTCGAACCCGGTGTCGAGGGAGTCGGTGGTGGCACAGAAAGTCGCCGCCCTGTGGGTGCCGCTCGTCGCGTTGAACGTCGCGGTCCCGGCCATCGTCTACGTCGGCTCCGTCGGTATCGACGAGCCGATCAACCCGGTCGCGCTGGCGATGGTGCATCTGCTCAGCGTTCCGTACCTGCTGGTCTGTGCGGGGATCGGACTGGTGGCGTCCGTCCTCTTCGACCGGGCCAGAACCGCACAGGGGGTCGCCCTCGTGGCGGTGTTCGTACTGTGGCTCGTCGATACAATCTCGACGCTGGATCCCGATGCCGAGTGGCTCGGGCAGTTCACACCGAGCCGGTACTACGACGAGACGGATATCCTCGTCAACGAGGTGTACGCGTTCTTCGATGCCGCGATCCTGCTCGTCGCGTTCGTCCTGCTGGTCCTCGTCGCCACAGGGCTCTTCGTCGAGCGCGACATCTGA